GCAGGGGGGCTTGTTGAATTCGAACTCTACCCTTTTAACCATATCATATTCAtgggaaaggaaaaatggaaagaaagaaaataattgtaCAGAATTCTAGTGGATTTGCTTGCTTTCTTTGTCGAAGttcaaaacatcaatcaagAATTCCCATTTGGAAACCCTACTGAAAATTGGATGCACCCTAGTTAGTTTGTGACTTCAAATTTGGTTGTCTAAATTGGATGCACTCTCATTTGAGATCTACAACAACTTTATATTCAACTATTACAGAGATTAGAGAACAAACTATTAACTTTTTGAATAACGACACAAATCCAGCCAATTGCTGATATCAACCATGCCGACAAGAAAACAACTAATAAGGTTGATGCTTTTCTGAATTATAGCCATTCATGATCGAGattcttcaaataattatcGAGCGCAGCTATGACATTTAAGGCATATCGCACCACGTAGAATTAAGTTTCATACCTACTTGGATTTATTGTCACTTTAATTAGCCGCCAGAGTAAGCAAGCAAGTCGGCAGTAAAGCAGGAAGAATTTGGAAGTCCTCCTGGCGACCAGTGTCCAGAGCAAAACCTCCAGGCAGAGAGAGTGGAAGGAGAGAGCACATTCCATGGCGCACCAGTTTCCAGAAGGGTTTTGACAACCTCGGGATGGTCATGCTTGGCCGCGTTCCTAAGAGGGGAAAGGCCCTGAGCGTCATATCGAAAAACATGGGCTCCGGATTCTATCAGAGGCCTGCTTTGAGTTTGTCGGCGTCGCCGCTCCGCGCTGCCAGGGGCGCCACCGTCGCAGTAATCTTGCACTCTGTCAAAATGTATGCACAGCAAGAGGCCCATCTGCAATAAATGGGCTTTTAAAGGCCCATCTGTAATAAATGGGCTTTTAGAGGCACATCTATAATAAATGGGCTTTATAGGCCCATCTACAATAAATGGACTTTTCTAGGCCCATATACAATAAATGGACTTTTATAGGCCCATCTACAACAAATGGGCTTTTATAGACCAATCTACAATAAATGGGCTTTATAGGCTCATCTACAGTAACGGTCTTATATAGGCCCATCAACAATGAATGGACTTTATAGGCCCATATAAAATGAGGCCCATTGAACATCGTACGTAAGGTAACAAACTGCGTcggatcaaaagaaaaaggaaaaaattgtttttaccTTCGCGCGTTTCAGAAGCGGGAAAGTGTTGATTTCCGTCGGCGACGCGCTTTGTTGAGAATCGTGTGGCCAAAATGACGCCCGCCTTCAGCCTTCTGCACCTTTGTTAATTCCACGCGCCACTACTCCTTCTCGTCTCTTTCAACGACCCCAACTGGTTTCCTCCTTGCGCCCTCCTCCTCTCCATGATTCTACTgcatttttcttctccaaattgTTTCTAGTTCTCTACTCCGTGCCAAATTGGCTAGAGATTTTCGTTTTGTGTATCATTTTCCTTTCAGTTTTACTATTAATCTTTTGTGagggtttctttctttcccttttcgtACAAAGGAATATGGCTTCGAGTTTTGATCGCTGGGAAAAGGATCCGTTTTTCTCAGCCGCGGAGGAAGTTCAGGAATCTGCCGATAGGTACATTCTTCTCCCTCGGTATTTCTCTTACGTTTTGAAAATGTTCACAGATGATTTGTACTtgtgattttgttttaatgaCGAGAAAGATGCCTGTGGTATTTGTTGTTGAGAAAAATGTGGAGGAAGCAAAAGGGTTCTCGTTCTccaagattttgtttttgtttggctTTCTGGTGTCTGTCCTTATCTTTTTCTGGATTTAGATTTAGCCCGGATTATGAATGTATATCAAGGGATATTCCTTCCCTGCTTTCCATTATCTGTTTGCTGTCCTCTATTGTCAATTGATCGGATTGTCATGGGTCGGTGTTTTTTTCGTTTATGTATCTCAGAATAGAATCGACATATAGAACTTGGGTACACGCCATGAAAGATGGCTCCAGCATCTGGAACTATGATGAGCTCGATAGGGATTTACGCACTGCTCTTGGCACCACCAAATGGCAGGTGATCTCTTCCCTAATTTCCTTCCCCATCCCCACAAGAATCCCCTCTGCGTTCCATACGTTTGGCTAACTAATTTTCTCAGCTTGAGTTGAGgcatttcttccttcaataaTCTGTATTAGTTTCTTTCTTATTCTGATGATCGCCTTCTTGCTTTTTCTAAAATAGCTATAACTTGTGATGTCAACGCAGTTAGAGGAGTTTGAACGAGCTGTGAAAGCGAGTTATATTAACAGCACAAATGAAGATCCGAGAAATAGGCACCGGCAATTTATTGTAGCAATTGAGGATCAGATATTAAAAACTCAAAGTTCATTACAAGAGTTTTCTCAATCAAAGGGAAAATCCTCAATGCCTTGGATGCGGCTGGATGAAGGTGAAAGCAATGAACTTGCGTTGTTTCTTTCTGGACCTTCCGCAGGTGAAGGCAAAACTGTTGTTAACAATGTTGTTAGTGAGAATGAAAACCCACAGGCGATGGACGAAGGATCAGCCCCAGCTTGTTCAATTAAATCTCTTCAATCAATTGAACAGGGTACTCAAGAGTGTAGAGAGAAGAAGTCCCATGGACATCGGAGGACAGCTAGCGCTAGTCCTGACATTGGTTCCTGGAAGATTGCAATTTCAGGGGTTGATTTCCAACCATGTTCTCTTAATAAACAAACCCAGAAACTTGTACGAAAAATACCAAGTGTTTCGGGGTTTCTAAATACTGTTGACTCTGCATCAAAATTCAAGTTGCAAAAGAATGCCTTTAGGAAGTTGAAAGTAGTAGATAGGCATCAAGAAACTAGTCCGATGTTGTTGCAAGCCTCTCAATCAACTAGGGTATGCATTCTATcaattgttgttgttatttcaATCGGTTTTGTTTCcataattatgattatgagCTAGATTTTCTGATCTAGTTACTAGATTAtagtttctgtttctttccaTGTAGGGTATAATTGTTGGATATGAAAGAAGTAAAAGTTGCTTAGATAGTTGTGATGATTTTTATGATAAGCAACTCTATGGCTGGTACGGATCCATTAAAAGACAGTTTCAGAGGTCTCTATATCAAATGCAGTATAGTAGGCCTGTTCAAGTAACATTCTCAACAATTCTTATTATCTCAATTGGTaagcttttcttttatatctcCGGCTTTATTCTTCATggcatattttttaatcttatatttgTGTCTCAAGAAGCAGTAGTTATGTATATTAGAATGTTGGAATACGGTTTGattcattctttattttctgAGAAAATGCTGTTTAATTAAGTTGTATCTTTGAGTTCCTTTGCATCAAAGTGCTGGAGTATGTTTGCAGGTGATAGTCACATATAGAGAATGTACGTATGAACGTGCTTCCCATGGTTCATCATTCTCATAATGTTAGTCTTTTGAAACTCATAAGATATATGAGATTTTTGTACGTTCAAtttgtttcaactttttttcccTCTACTGGAATAAATTCCCTTAGTACGAGAGTttctcttactttttttttcctttcttttttggatcACAGAGGTGCATTTCATAAAAGACAACTTACTTTTATAAgttgaataaatgaataagTAATATCATATTTTCTCTGCACTTTTATTAACCCTCTTATTTATTACCCTAACTCTTTAGATTCCTCACTTAAAAGTGAAAACAGGTTGTTTCTAGAATCCCAGtcttttttgttcattgtATGCTATTCTTCCAAATCAGAGAGTTACAACCCAAGCCCTAGTAGATagggctttcccttaagattttaaaatgcgtctgctagggagaggtttccacacccttataagaaatgggatctcacaatccacctcgcttggggccaacgtcctcgctagcacactgcctggtgtctggccctgatatcatttgtaacatcccaagcgCACTGCTAGtggatattgttctctttgggctttctcttcaaggacttcccttcaaagttttgaaacgtgtttactagggagaggtttcccacacccttataaggaatgcgtGTTAACCGATGTGGATCTACAACCACCCTCTTGGGTGCCCAACATCTTTGCTGGCATACTGCCttgtgtttgactctgataatatttgtaacagctcaagcccactgttagtcgatattgtccgtttttgctcgttatgtatcgtcgtcaacttcACGGTTTCaaaacacatctgctagggagaggtttccacacccttataaggaatgtttcgttcccctctccaaccgatgtgagatcttacaattcacTCCCCTTGGGGGTCCAACGtctttgctagcacaccggatgcctagctctgataccatttctaacaacccaagcccactgctaacagatattgtccgctatGACCCGCTATGTATTGccattagcctcacggttttaaaatgtgtttactaggaagaggtttccacacccttataagaaatgttttgttcccctcttcaaccaacgtAGTATCTTACATTATATGTGGAATTTGTGTATGTGGAATTTGTGTTGTTGGATGCTTCATTTCCTTGCCACCAACTCTCTGATTCATAAGCGAAAGACCAAGCATGGTTTTGTTGAAATGGTACTTCGATTGTGACATTGAATTCTTGTATGTAATTTATTACGTTTCCAGAGCGAAGGCTTTTTGATGTGGATGTGGGATGACAGACTTATCTTGTATTTATAACCTATCTTAGATGTCGTCACATGTTACCATTGTTGTTTGACTCTGTTTTTTCAACATCacattcaaatatttccaTAGGTGTTCTGTTAGATATGGATGAGAGGAGGGgatgtcttttcttttggcGCAATTTTCTTAGCAGGAATTTGAAGGCTTATGTCTGTTCTTTCCTTTTGCAGTTTTGGTTCTACTTCGTGTGCTGTGAGAAGCTATTTTTCTTCACCAAGTGCTTGGTGTAGTGTACTCGGTGTATGACGTGAATAGCAATGATTGATGATCGGAGCCATAATGGAGACATCTTTGTTTTACCACACAGGTTCTTGTACATTAAACATTTTGTAACATGCATGTAGCCATAGTTGAAACTTGAGATACTCGAGTCACTGTTGTTtaccaaaatttatttagcTGATGAAGAGTTTAGTCCGTGTAGTACTTTCCCCAGTCACAAAAATGGGTCCTTTCTGGATGCccacttattttttttttgtaacctTGAATGATAAAAAGTACCAATTTTGAGAGTTTTACTGGgacaatgatattttatttagaatataGCACTAcaaatgattttgaatttttaaaagtttttaatatatctcTAAACTATCTAATAGGTTCataatcaattcaaaattctatGAACTCATTTTTATGAACTTCTTAATGTCTTTTGTACTAAAGGAACAACTTTCATCTTACAAACTTGTAGATATCAGTATTATTATACtcaaaaagtagaaatattatttgatttcctCAAAATCTAATGAcattttggagaagaaaatgttgaTGGTTCTCAGAGTTGAGGCTTTTTGTTAGGTTAATTCCCATAAGATCATCATTACAAAATGTTAAACATGAAGTTTACAAACCCATGTTGATTACtccaaaatttgtttaatGAAAGTTGGCCACTAAATATAAAACTAGTTGCGTACCAGATACGATTTGTTTATATAGTCATGGTTCTGATGGTAATTCCATGGCCCTCACGGCTGTTGTTGGAAGAATCTTCAGCTTTTTTCACTTGACTTGAAGCCAATTTCTTTAATCTAGCTGGTGCAAAAAGCCATGCTGCCTCCATC
The nucleotide sequence above comes from Cucurbita pepo subsp. pepo cultivar mu-cu-16 chromosome LG11, ASM280686v2, whole genome shotgun sequence. Encoded proteins:
- the LOC111805060 gene encoding uncharacterized protein LOC111805060 isoform X1: MASSFDRWEKDPFFSAAEEVQESADRIESTYRTWVHAMKDGSSIWNYDELDRDLRTALGTTKWQLEEFERAVKASYINSTNEDPRNRHRQFIVAIEDQILKTQSSLQEFSQSKGKSSMPWMRLDEGESNELALFLSGPSAGEGKTVVNNVVSENENPQAMDEGSAPACSIKSLQSIEQGTQECREKKSHGHRRTASASPDIGSWKIAISGVDFQPCSLNKQTQKLVRKIPSVSGFLNTVDSASKFKLQKNAFRKLKVVDRHQETSPMLLQASQSTRGIIVGYERSKSCLDSCDDFYDKQLYGWYGSIKRQFQRSLYQMQYSRPVQVTFSTILIISIVLVLLRVL
- the LOC111805060 gene encoding uncharacterized protein LOC111805060 isoform X2 encodes the protein MLEEFERAVKASYINSTNEDPRNRHRQFIVAIEDQILKTQSSLQEFSQSKGKSSMPWMRLDEGESNELALFLSGPSAGEGKTVVNNVVSENENPQAMDEGSAPACSIKSLQSIEQGTQECREKKSHGHRRTASASPDIGSWKIAISGVDFQPCSLNKQTQKLVRKIPSVSGFLNTVDSASKFKLQKNAFRKLKVVDRHQETSPMLLQASQSTRGIIVGYERSKSCLDSCDDFYDKQLYGWYGSIKRQFQRSLYQMQYSRPVQVTFSTILIISIVLVLLRVL